ATACTGAAATACCACCTAAAACAGGTTGTGGAATTGCAGTTAGAAGTGCAGTCAAGTGTCCTGAGAATGCAAATATTATTGCAACAATTGCTGCAAGACCTATTACATAAGTGGATGCTACACGAGTCATACCTACAACTGATGTGTTTTCACCGTAAGTGGTGTTTGCAGGACCACCGAGGAATGCTGCTACGAATGTTGCAACACCGTCACCGAGTAAGGTTCTTTGAAGACCCGGATCTTCAATTAAGTCACGACCGATGATTTCACTTAATACCTTGTGATCTCCTACATGCTCTACCATTGTTACCAATGCAATCGGAACGATTGTCAGTACCGCTGCAAAGTTTAAGTCATAATGCAGGAACGGTACGTAGAATTTAGGGATTTCAATAACATTGGCAGTTAATGCCTGTGTAAAATCAACCATACCTAATGCAGCTGCCACAATATAACCTACAACAATACCTATTAAAAATGGAATAACCTGCATGATTCCTTTTCCACGAACCGCCACAAGTGCAGTGACTAAAAATGAGATAAAGGCAACAACTAGATTAGTCCATGGAATCACTGCTTGATCTAAACCTATTTTCTGAAATAGCTGTTGGAGCAAGAGACAATCCGATAACCATAATCATTGGACCTACAACTACTGGAGGCAGCAGTTTATTAATCCAACCCGGACCGGAAACACGAATAATCAATGAGATAATTACATAAACAATACCCACAATCATTAAAGCTGTGAATACACTTCCAGTACCCCCAATTGCATAACCTGCAATCATAGGAGCAATGAATGCGAACGAACTTCCCAGATATACTGGGCTTCTATTACGGGTACAAATAAGATAAATTAATGTACCTATACCTGATGAAACTAATGCTACAGGGATTGATAAGATATCTGCACCTGCTGTGGTGTTAACAACTATCGGAACTAGAATTGTAGCTCCAAACATTGCACAAACATGCTGAATAGCCAGTAAAATCCACCTAAGTGCAGGCGGTTTATCACCAGTACCTAGTAGCATATTACTATTTTCTTCGACCATATTATCACAAAAAATTCCCAAATTTATCAAGAATTGATTAATTATTTTAATAAAGTTATTGAACAATCAAATAATTAAATTAAAAATACTTAAAATACGTTAAAAATATCTCAAATATCCTTATAACAATTTTTGATTAATAATATATCTCTGAATGAAAGTATAAAATACTTACCCATTGCAAAATTGATTTTAAAAAATTAAAAAAGGTTGGGATTTAAAATCCCTTAAAAATTTAAGCTTCTGCAGGTTTTCCTTTCTCAGCCCATCTAACAGTCATGTTAGTAAATGGTTGAGCGATAGCACTCCAAATCAAACTTAATACCCAGTGCGAAATAATCATGACTAAAATCTCCCAGACAGGGAACACACCAATGAATGCTAAACCGATAAAAACAAAATTATCAATCAATTCAGAAAAAGCAATTACTCCTAAGTTTTTAACTGCGGAATAATCATTTCCTTTGTTAACAATAGTTGTGATTCTTGCGTTAACGAAGTTACCAATTAAGTAACT
The DNA window shown above is from Methanobrevibacter sp. and carries:
- a CDS encoding uracil-xanthine permease family protein — protein: MIPWTNLVVAFISFLVTALVAVRGKGIMQVIPFLIGIVVGYIVAAALGMVDFTQALTANVIEIPKFYVPFLHYDLNFAAVLTIVPIALVTMVEHVGDHKVLSEIIGRDLIEDPGLQRTLLGDGVATFVAAFLGGPANTTYGENTSVVGMTRVASTYVIGLAAIVAIIFAFSGHLTALLTAIPQPVLGGISVLLYGFICVNGLKILIHNQVDFNNTKNVVVAATMLVLGLGGATLSVVSGDLSLSISGMALAAIVGVILNICIPEENHE
- a CDS encoding solute carrier family 23 protein, which produces MVEENSNMLLGTGDKPPALRWILLAIQHVCAMFGATILVPIVVNTTAGADILSIPVALVSSGIGTLIYLICTRNRSPVYLGSSFAFIAPMIAGYAIGGTGSVFTALMIVGIVYVIISLIIRVSGPGWINKLLPPVVVGPMIMVIGLSLAPTAISENRFRSSSDSMD